From one Colletotrichum destructivum chromosome 3, complete sequence genomic stretch:
- a CDS encoding Putative histone deacetylase complex subunit SAP30/SAP30, SAP30 domain superfamily, which produces MAPKSSKTAHDDTKSEATSVKEKHTSASGAQHSNGKLRRVASSTGSQLREVTNANAAADVPVAAKEKAPNPGIQWNTFNRDTLHAYRREHHINTPTSFSCSYRQLVLSRPGGIGLHSPTMARKKENRRQSKEQLAMTVRKHFNGVGIQENDVIVDFIHKVRSHAITKSDRHKRSTSTPHDA; this is translated from the exons ATGGCGCCCAAGTCCTCCAAGACCGCTCACGACGACACCAAGTCCGAAGCCACAAGCGTGAAAGAGAAGCATACATCTGCCTCTGGCGCCCAACACTCGAACGGAAAACTGCGCCGTGTGGCTAGCTCGACAGGATCCCAACTGCGGGAGGTTACAAACGCCAACGCTGCTGCGGATGTTCCAGTCGCCGCAAAAGAGAAGGCTCCAAACCCCGGG ATACAATGGAACACCTTCAACCGAGACACCCTACATGCATACCGGCGCGAACACCATATCAACACCCCTACCTCGTTTTCCTGTTCATACCGTCAATTGGTTCTCTCACGACCGGGCGGCATTGGCCTACACTCCCCCACAATGGCTCGCAAGAAAGAGAACAGAAGGCAAAGCAAAGAACAGCTGGCAATGACTGTGCGGAAGCACTTCAACGGGGTTGGGATCCAAGAGAACGATGTCATCGTCGACTTCATCCACAAAGTCAGGAGCCATGCCATTACGAAAAGCGACCGCCACAAAAGGTCTACTTCGACACCTCACGACGCATGA